A genome region from Jeotgalibacillus aurantiacus includes the following:
- a CDS encoding inositol monophosphatase family protein yields the protein MNQTRNEMDRFAKELIKKAGQTIIKSFDDVLNIETKSNANDLVTNMDKQIERFFVKEIQGKYPDHKILGEEGFGDQVTSLDGTVWIIDPIDGTMNFVHQQRNFAISIGVYEEGEGVLGYIYDVVHDELYWASKGEGAYLNDRKLSPLKEVKLEESILALNATWVAPHERIPFEAFTPLVRKARGTRSYGSAALELAYIATGGIDGYMTMRLAPWDVAGGKVIIEEVGGKMTDLSNHPLNLIDSSPVFAGNATLHDEIYTEYLSKYFNHKTIKED from the coding sequence ATGAATCAGACCCGGAATGAAATGGACCGTTTTGCAAAGGAATTAATTAAAAAAGCCGGTCAGACCATTATTAAATCGTTTGATGACGTTCTTAATATAGAAACAAAAAGTAATGCAAACGATCTTGTAACGAATATGGACAAACAAATCGAACGCTTTTTTGTAAAAGAAATACAGGGTAAGTATCCAGATCATAAAATTCTCGGTGAAGAGGGCTTTGGAGATCAGGTTACATCACTTGATGGTACCGTGTGGATTATTGATCCAATCGACGGAACAATGAATTTTGTTCATCAGCAGCGGAATTTTGCGATATCAATTGGCGTGTACGAGGAAGGGGAAGGCGTTCTCGGATATATTTATGATGTGGTTCATGATGAATTATATTGGGCTTCAAAGGGAGAAGGAGCTTATTTAAATGACAGGAAGCTCTCACCGTTAAAAGAGGTGAAGCTTGAGGAATCAATTCTGGCATTGAATGCTACATGGGTAGCTCCTCATGAAAGAATTCCGTTCGAAGCGTTTACTCCGCTGGTCAGAAAAGCACGTGGAACAAGGTCTTATGGTTCAGCGGCCCTAGAGCTTGCATATATTGCGACGGGTGGTATTGATGGATATATGACCATGCGTCTTGCGCCTTGGGACGTAGCGGGAGGAAAAGTCATCATCGAGGAAGTTGGGGGCAAGATGACGGATCTGTCAAACCACCCACTGAATCTGATCGACAGCTCTCCGGTGTTTGCCGGTAATGCGACCCTTCATGATGAAATTTATACTGAATATCTGAGTAAATATTTTAATCATAAAACAATAAAAGAAGACTGA
- a CDS encoding YktB family protein: MKTAFTEKEFDVFLTPGLDERMELIRERIQPVFRSLGEELVPYLERELDEELYLHIAKHARRSVNPPKDTWMAVSPNKRGYKKLPHFQVGLWDDHLFIWVAFIYELPEKQNIAREMIESFDQVVKILPEDGWISVDHTKKEAKKISEMNEGDFLHVLERFENIKKAEFLAGRRINKESDIVSDPDQLIPLIKETFKELIPLYKLALTAQQK; encoded by the coding sequence ATGAAAACTGCATTCACAGAAAAAGAATTTGATGTCTTTCTTACTCCCGGTCTTGATGAAAGAATGGAGTTAATAAGAGAACGTATTCAGCCTGTATTCAGATCACTCGGAGAAGAGCTGGTGCCATACCTGGAGCGGGAATTGGACGAAGAGCTTTATCTTCATATTGCTAAACATGCCAGACGGTCTGTCAATCCGCCAAAGGATACGTGGATGGCCGTCTCACCTAATAAACGGGGCTACAAAAAATTACCGCACTTCCAGGTTGGATTATGGGATGACCATCTGTTTATCTGGGTTGCATTTATTTATGAGCTTCCTGAAAAACAGAATATCGCGAGGGAAATGATTGAATCATTTGACCAGGTCGTAAAGATTTTACCTGAGGATGGATGGATTTCAGTAGATCACACGAAAAAAGAGGCGAAAAAAATAAGCGAAATGAATGAAGGAGATTTTCTTCACGTGCTTGAACGGTTTGAAAACATTAAAAAAGCTGAGTTTCTTGCCGGGAGAAGAATTAACAAAGAGTCTGACATTGTGTCAGATCCTGATCAGCTCATTCCACTCATTAAAGAAACATTTAAAGAGCTGATTCCTTTGTACAAGCTTGCGCTGACTGCCCAGCAGAAATAA
- a CDS encoding UPF0223 family protein, with amino-acid sequence MEYQYPISMDWSTEEIVDAVKFYGAVERAYEKSVNRDDFMTLYRRFKEIVPSKSEEKTIDREFSEMSGYSIYRAQKKARETEAGQNFSMK; translated from the coding sequence ATGGAATATCAATACCCTATTTCAATGGATTGGTCGACAGAGGAGATCGTTGACGCTGTTAAGTTTTATGGAGCAGTGGAAAGAGCTTACGAGAAATCGGTCAACCGTGATGACTTTATGACCCTTTACAGACGGTTTAAAGAGATTGTTCCCTCAAAGTCAGAAGAAAAAACCATAGACAGGGAATTTAGCGAAATGAGCGGTTACTCAATTTACCGGGCTCAAAAAAAAGCCCGTGAAACGGAAGCGGGACAAAACTTTTCGATGAAATAA
- a CDS encoding aminotransferase class I/II-fold pyridoxal phosphate-dependent enzyme: MTQYDTPLFTGLKKHSERNPVQFHIPGHKKGAGMDSEFREFAGDNILSIDLINIAPLDDLHQPKAMIKDAQDLAAKAFGADHTFFSVQGTSGAIMTMVMSVCGPGEKIIVPRNVHKSVMSAIVFCGAIPVFVHPEVDKELGISHGITPESVSHALEQHPDAKGVLVINPTYFGIAADLREIVKIAHANHVPVLVDEAHGVHIHFHDELPVSAMQAGADMAATSVHKLGGSMTQSSVLNVKEGLVSSKRVQTILSMLTTTSTSYPLLASLDTARRQLATEGKELIDQTIRLAESIRERLSGIEQIRCIGKEILGTPATFDYDPTKIIISIKELGITGYQAELWLRKNFNLEVELSDLYNILCIVTPGDTEHEASILIEAMHALSIEYRHGKDFDIPEVMLPDIPLLALSPRDAFYSETELLPIEETAGRICAEFIMVYPPGIPIFIPGEIITEENLNYIHENIAAGLPVQGPEDETLKKLRVIKEHRAIK, encoded by the coding sequence CTGACACAGTATGATACGCCGCTCTTTACAGGACTGAAAAAGCATAGTGAACGAAATCCAGTACAATTTCATATTCCAGGCCATAAAAAAGGTGCAGGCATGGATTCGGAGTTCAGAGAATTTGCTGGAGATAATATATTATCAATTGATTTAATTAATATTGCACCACTTGATGATCTGCATCAGCCAAAGGCGATGATTAAAGACGCACAGGACCTTGCTGCCAAAGCATTCGGTGCTGACCATACATTCTTTTCTGTTCAGGGAACATCAGGCGCAATTATGACGATGGTCATGAGCGTATGTGGTCCCGGCGAAAAAATCATTGTTCCACGAAATGTTCATAAATCGGTGATGTCCGCGATTGTTTTTTGCGGTGCGATCCCGGTGTTTGTTCATCCGGAAGTAGATAAAGAACTTGGTATCTCTCACGGTATTACACCTGAGTCCGTTTCACACGCACTCGAACAGCACCCTGATGCAAAGGGTGTACTGGTGATTAACCCGACTTATTTCGGGATCGCAGCGGACCTGCGTGAAATCGTGAAAATAGCACATGCAAACCACGTTCCGGTTCTCGTTGATGAAGCACACGGTGTCCATATTCATTTCCATGATGAACTTCCTGTTTCAGCCATGCAGGCGGGAGCAGATATGGCTGCAACAAGCGTTCATAAACTTGGCGGGTCCATGACACAAAGTTCTGTTTTGAATGTAAAGGAAGGGCTTGTTTCTTCTAAAAGAGTTCAAACGATCTTAAGCATGCTGACAACCACTTCCACCTCCTATCCCCTTCTTGCTTCTCTGGATACAGCGAGAAGACAGCTGGCTACGGAAGGAAAAGAGCTGATTGATCAGACAATCAGACTTGCTGAGTCTATTAGAGAAAGATTATCCGGCATCGAACAGATCCGCTGCATCGGGAAAGAAATTCTCGGTACACCCGCAACGTTCGATTACGATCCGACAAAGATCATTATTTCTATTAAAGAGCTTGGTATCACAGGCTATCAGGCAGAGCTCTGGCTGCGAAAGAATTTTAATCTCGAAGTTGAGCTTTCTGACCTGTATAACATTTTATGTATCGTGACGCCTGGAGATACGGAGCATGAAGCGTCTATTCTGATCGAAGCCATGCATGCACTGTCGATTGAATACAGACACGGTAAAGACTTTGATATCCCTGAAGTGATGCTTCCCGATATTCCACTGCTGGCACTCAGTCCACGTGATGCTTTTTATTCTGAAACAGAGCTCTTACCTATAGAAGAGACTGCCGGCAGAATATGTGCTGAATTTATTATGGTCTATCCTCCAGGAATCCCGATTTTTATTCCGGGTGAAATTATTACGGAGGAAAACCTGAATTATATCCATGAAAATATAGCAGCAGGACTTCCTGTACAGGGTCCTGAAGATGAAACACTTAAAAAACTGCGCGTCATTAAAGAACATCGCGCTATTAAATAG
- a CDS encoding polysaccharide deacetylase family protein produces MKYLVPAAVTAVLLTAACSSEEASTTEETNTSEEALETVQTEDVESAGEQTEQTEQAPEETEALQEEPEMTEPQYEINPAIWTVEPLSDAPSNVVLLTIDDAPDQYAVEMAHTLKEKDAPAIFFVNGHFLDTPEEEAMLKEIHELGFPIGNHTYSHPNLRDLTEEEQREEIVSLSDRVEEIIGERPVFFRAPFGANTDFSEQLAAQEGMVLMNWTYGYDWEADYQHAAALQDIMVNTEFLTNGANLLMHDREWTNEALPGIVDGLRGKGYDIVDPVLIKGIDR; encoded by the coding sequence TTGAAATATTTAGTCCCTGCAGCCGTAACGGCAGTTCTGCTCACAGCAGCCTGCAGTTCAGAAGAAGCAAGCACAACAGAAGAAACAAACACATCCGAAGAAGCACTCGAAACAGTGCAGACAGAAGACGTCGAATCTGCCGGGGAACAAACGGAGCAGACAGAACAAGCTCCTGAAGAAACAGAAGCTTTACAGGAAGAACCGGAAATGACTGAACCTCAATATGAGATCAATCCAGCGATCTGGACTGTAGAACCTTTAAGTGATGCGCCATCCAACGTCGTTCTTTTAACGATTGATGATGCACCTGATCAGTATGCAGTTGAAATGGCTCATACGTTAAAAGAGAAAGACGCACCTGCTATCTTTTTTGTAAATGGGCATTTTCTTGATACGCCGGAAGAGGAAGCGATGCTGAAGGAAATTCATGAACTTGGTTTCCCGATCGGTAATCATACATATTCCCACCCGAATCTGAGAGATCTTACAGAAGAGGAACAGCGTGAAGAGATCGTATCATTAAGTGATCGCGTTGAAGAAATTATTGGGGAACGTCCTGTCTTTTTCAGGGCTCCGTTTGGTGCCAATACTGACTTCAGTGAACAATTGGCTGCACAAGAAGGTATGGTGCTGATGAATTGGACTTACGGATATGATTGGGAAGCGGATTATCAACATGCAGCCGCTTTACAGGATATCATGGTCAATACAGAATTTCTGACAAACGGAGCGAACCTGCTGATGCATGATCGGGAATGGACGAATGAAGCGTTACCCGGTATCGTGGATGGACTTCGCGGAAAAGGATATGACATTGTGGACCCTGTGTTAATTAAAGGGATTGACCGCTAA
- the lpdA gene encoding dihydrolipoyl dehydrogenase encodes MVVGDFPIETDTLVIGSGPGGYVAAIRAAQLGQKVTIVEKENLGGVCLNVGCIPSKALITIGHRYEQAQHSDDMGIVAENVKINFEKAQEWKAGVVKKLTGGVEGLLKGNKVEIVRGEAYFVDNETVRVMDDSSAQTYKFKNAIIATGSRPIEIPSFKFSDRVLDSTGALALKDIPKSLVVIGGGYIGTELGSAYANMGTEVTILEGADDILGGFEKQMTTIVKKGLKKKGVNVITKAMAKGVEETDSGVTVKYEAKGEEVSVDAEYVLVTVGRRPNTDEIGLDQLGIEMSDRGVIKTDKQCRTSVDNIFAIGDIVDGPPLAHKASYEGKVAAEVIGGEKSEVDYLAIPAVCFTDPELATVGYNEAQAKEEGIEVVASKFPFAANGRALALNQTEGFVKLVTRKEDGLIIGAQIAGDGASDIIAELGLAIEAGMTAEDVAMTIHAHPTLGEISMEAAEVALGTPIHIVK; translated from the coding sequence ATGGTAGTTGGAGATTTCCCTATTGAAACAGATACTCTCGTCATTGGATCAGGTCCCGGAGGATATGTAGCTGCAATCCGTGCAGCTCAGCTTGGACAAAAAGTGACAATCGTCGAGAAAGAAAACCTTGGCGGTGTTTGCTTAAATGTCGGCTGTATCCCATCAAAAGCGCTGATCACAATCGGTCACCGTTATGAGCAGGCTCAGCATTCAGACGATATGGGTATCGTTGCTGAGAACGTTAAAATTAACTTTGAGAAGGCTCAGGAATGGAAAGCCGGTGTAGTGAAAAAGCTTACTGGTGGAGTTGAAGGACTTCTTAAAGGAAACAAAGTTGAAATCGTACGCGGCGAAGCTTACTTCGTTGATAACGAAACAGTTCGCGTAATGGATGACAGCTCTGCTCAGACGTACAAATTCAAAAATGCGATCATTGCAACAGGATCGCGTCCAATCGAAATCCCATCTTTCAAGTTCTCAGACCGCGTTCTTGATTCTACAGGTGCACTTGCGCTTAAGGATATTCCTAAGAGCCTTGTTGTCATCGGTGGAGGATACATTGGAACTGAGCTTGGTTCAGCCTATGCAAACATGGGTACTGAAGTAACAATTCTTGAAGGTGCTGACGATATCCTTGGCGGATTCGAAAAGCAGATGACAACGATTGTTAAAAAAGGACTTAAGAAAAAAGGCGTTAATGTCATTACAAAAGCAATGGCTAAAGGCGTTGAAGAAACAGACAGCGGCGTAACGGTTAAGTACGAAGCGAAAGGTGAAGAAGTATCTGTAGACGCTGAATACGTTCTTGTAACAGTAGGACGCCGTCCAAACACAGATGAAATCGGTCTTGATCAGCTTGGTATTGAAATGTCTGACCGTGGCGTAATCAAAACTGACAAGCAGTGCCGTACAAGCGTTGACAATATCTTCGCAATCGGAGATATCGTAGACGGACCACCTCTTGCTCACAAAGCTTCTTACGAAGGTAAAGTGGCAGCTGAGGTAATCGGCGGCGAGAAGTCTGAAGTTGACTACCTTGCAATCCCTGCAGTATGCTTCACGGATCCTGAACTGGCAACAGTCGGATACAACGAAGCTCAGGCGAAAGAAGAAGGCATTGAAGTAGTAGCTTCAAAATTCCCATTCGCTGCAAACGGACGTGCACTTGCACTTAACCAGACTGAAGGTTTCGTTAAGCTTGTGACACGCAAGGAAGACGGCCTGATCATCGGTGCTCAAATTGCCGGTGACGGTGCTTCTGATATTATCGCAGAGCTTGGTCTTGCAATCGAAGCTGGCATGACAGCTGAAGACGTTGCAATGACAATCCACGCTCACCCGACATTAGGTGAAATTTCAATGGAAGCTGCAGAAGTAGCCCTTGGAACACCAATCCACATCGTAAAATAA
- a CDS encoding dihydrolipoamide acetyltransferase family protein, whose product MSFEFKLPDIGEGIHEGEIVKWFIAVGDKVEEDDVLCEVQNDKAVVEIPSPVAGTVEEILVEEGSVAVVGDTLIKFDAPGYEDLKFKGSDSDDDDKKEEPKKEEPKQEEKTEDKPAEEKSEPAAEAKPAEDVDPDRRIIAMPSVRKYARDNDVDIRYVSGSGKNGRITKEDIDSYLKGDTAAPAEAKSEDKPAEQKEEKAAKSTPSVPEGDFPETREKMSGMRKAIAKAMVNSKHTAPHVTLMDEVDVEKLVAHRKKFKEIALEKDIKLTFLPYVVKALVSALREYPVLNTSLDDEAQEIIQKHYYNIGIAADTEKGLVVPVVKNADRKSVFGISDEINQLAGKARDGKLSGDEMKGASCTITNIGSAGGQWFTPVINHPEVAILGIGRIAEKPVVKNGEIVAAPVLALSLSFDHRMIDGATAQNALNHIKRLLNDPELLLMEA is encoded by the coding sequence TTGTCATTTGAATTTAAATTACCTGATATTGGTGAAGGAATTCACGAAGGTGAAATTGTAAAATGGTTCATTGCTGTCGGAGACAAGGTAGAAGAAGACGATGTACTTTGTGAAGTGCAAAACGATAAAGCGGTAGTTGAGATTCCTTCTCCTGTTGCAGGAACAGTAGAAGAAATTCTTGTTGAAGAAGGAAGCGTTGCGGTAGTAGGCGACACGCTCATCAAATTTGACGCGCCTGGTTATGAGGACCTTAAATTCAAAGGTTCTGACAGTGATGATGACGATAAGAAGGAAGAGCCGAAAAAAGAAGAGCCTAAGCAGGAAGAAAAGACAGAAGATAAGCCTGCAGAGGAAAAATCAGAGCCTGCTGCTGAAGCAAAACCTGCTGAAGACGTAGATCCAGACCGTCGCATTATTGCAATGCCTTCTGTGCGTAAATATGCACGAGATAACGATGTGGATATCCGCTACGTATCAGGTTCAGGTAAAAATGGCCGTATCACAAAAGAAGATATCGATTCTTATTTGAAAGGTGATACTGCTGCACCGGCAGAAGCGAAGTCTGAAGACAAGCCTGCTGAGCAAAAAGAAGAAAAAGCAGCGAAATCAACTCCTTCTGTACCTGAAGGTGACTTCCCTGAAACACGTGAGAAGATGAGCGGAATGAGAAAAGCAATTGCTAAGGCAATGGTTAACTCTAAGCACACTGCCCCTCACGTAACACTTATGGATGAAGTAGATGTTGAGAAGCTTGTTGCACATCGTAAGAAGTTCAAGGAAATCGCGCTTGAAAAAGACATCAAGCTGACATTCCTTCCATACGTGGTAAAAGCACTTGTTTCTGCATTGCGTGAGTACCCTGTACTGAACACATCACTTGATGATGAAGCACAGGAAATCATTCAGAAGCACTACTACAACATCGGTATCGCTGCAGACACTGAAAAAGGTCTTGTTGTACCAGTTGTTAAAAATGCTGATCGCAAATCTGTATTTGGTATTTCTGATGAAATCAACCAGCTCGCTGGTAAAGCGCGTGACGGTAAATTGTCCGGTGATGAAATGAAAGGTGCATCATGCACAATCACAAATATCGGATCTGCCGGAGGCCAGTGGTTTACACCGGTTATCAACCATCCTGAGGTTGCAATCCTCGGAATTGGTCGAATTGCGGAAAAACCTGTTGTAAAAAATGGTGAAATTGTAGCCGCTCCTGTGTTAGCATTATCATTGAGCTTCGATCACCGTATGATTGATGGTGCAACGGCTCAAAATGCGTTGAACCACATCAAACGTTTATTGAACGATCCAGAACTTTTACTAATGGAGGCGTAA
- a CDS encoding alpha-ketoacid dehydrogenase subunit beta — MAQMTMIQAITDALRTELKNDENVLVFGEDVGLNGGVFRATEGLQKEFGEDRVFDTPLAESGIGGLAIGLALEGYRPVPEIQFFGFVFEVMDAVSGQMARMRYRSGGKYSSPITIRSPFGGGVHTPELHADSLEGLMAQQPGLKVVIPSTPTDAKGLLISAIRDNDPVIFLEHMKLYRSFREDVPEEEYTIEIGKADVKREGTDLTIVTYGAMVHESLKAAEQLEKDGHSVEVIDLRTIQPLDIETIIKSVEKTNRAIVVQEAQKQAGIAASVVAEINDRAILSLEAPVLRVAAADTVFPFSQAESVWLPNVKDVVATAKKVLEF, encoded by the coding sequence ATGGCACAAATGACGATGATTCAGGCGATCACAGACGCTCTCCGCACAGAACTGAAAAATGATGAAAATGTACTTGTGTTTGGTGAGGACGTTGGTTTAAACGGAGGCGTATTCCGTGCGACTGAAGGTCTTCAGAAAGAATTCGGGGAAGATCGTGTATTCGATACACCTCTTGCAGAATCAGGTATCGGCGGCCTTGCAATCGGACTTGCATTAGAAGGCTACCGCCCAGTTCCTGAAATCCAGTTCTTCGGATTCGTATTCGAAGTAATGGATGCAGTGAGCGGTCAGATGGCACGTATGCGCTACCGCAGCGGCGGCAAATACAGCTCTCCAATCACAATCCGTTCTCCATTTGGAGGAGGCGTACACACGCCTGAGCTTCACGCAGACAGCCTTGAAGGTCTGATGGCTCAGCAGCCTGGTCTGAAGGTAGTTATTCCTTCAACGCCAACGGATGCAAAAGGACTTCTGATCTCTGCAATCCGCGACAACGATCCGGTTATCTTCCTTGAGCACATGAAGCTTTACCGTTCATTCCGTGAAGATGTACCTGAAGAAGAGTACACAATCGAAATCGGAAAAGCGGATGTTAAGCGCGAAGGTACTGACCTTACAATCGTAACGTACGGTGCAATGGTTCACGAATCATTGAAAGCAGCTGAGCAGCTTGAAAAAGATGGTCACTCAGTTGAAGTTATTGACCTTCGTACGATTCAGCCGCTTGATATCGAAACAATCATCAAGTCTGTTGAAAAAACAAACCGTGCAATCGTGGTTCAGGAAGCACAAAAGCAGGCTGGTATTGCAGCAAGCGTTGTAGCTGAAATCAACGACCGTGCCATTTTAAGCCTTGAAGCACCTGTTCTGCGCGTAGCAGCAGCAGATACTGTGTTCCCATTCTCTCAGGCTGAATCAGTATGGCTTCCAAACGTTAAAGATGTAGTAGCTACAGCTAAAAAAGTACTTGAGTTTTAA
- the pdhA gene encoding pyruvate dehydrogenase (acetyl-transferring) E1 component subunit alpha — protein sequence MASKKKTPFDAVTVLEQIEDKFEMFQILDEEGKIVNEDAMPDLSDEQLQELMSRMVYTRILDQRSISLNRQGRLGFYAPTAGQEASQIASHYALEKEDWVVPGYRDVPQIIWHGLPLAQAFLFSRGHFKGNNSPEGVNVLPPQIIIGAQYIQTAGIALGLKKRGKKAVAITYTGDGGSSQGDFYEGINFAGAYGAPAIFVVQNNQFAISTPRDKQTKGRTIAQKAVSAGIPGILVDGMDPLAVYAATRDARDRAVAGEGPTLIETLCYRYGPHTMAGDDPTRYRTDDMDTEWEKKDPLVRFRKFLEEKGLWNEEKENEVIEKAKEEIKAAIKEADDTPKQKVTELMDIMYEEMPFNLKEQYEIYKEKESK from the coding sequence ATGGCTTCTAAAAAGAAGACTCCATTTGATGCTGTAACAGTATTGGAGCAAATCGAAGACAAATTTGAGATGTTCCAGATTTTAGATGAAGAAGGGAAAATCGTTAACGAAGATGCAATGCCTGACTTAAGTGATGAGCAGCTTCAGGAATTAATGAGCCGCATGGTTTATACACGTATTCTTGACCAGCGTTCTATTTCTCTTAACCGTCAGGGACGTCTTGGTTTCTACGCGCCGACTGCGGGACAGGAAGCGTCACAGATCGCTTCTCATTATGCACTTGAAAAGGAAGACTGGGTTGTTCCGGGTTACCGTGACGTTCCTCAGATCATCTGGCACGGCCTGCCGCTTGCACAGGCATTCCTGTTCTCACGTGGACACTTCAAAGGAAACAACTCTCCGGAAGGCGTTAACGTACTGCCTCCACAGATTATTATCGGAGCACAGTATATTCAGACAGCCGGAATCGCACTTGGTCTTAAAAAGCGCGGTAAAAAAGCAGTAGCCATTACATACACAGGTGATGGCGGTTCTTCACAGGGTGACTTCTACGAAGGAATCAACTTTGCGGGAGCATACGGTGCACCAGCGATTTTCGTCGTTCAAAACAACCAGTTTGCGATCTCTACACCACGTGATAAGCAGACAAAAGGAAGAACGATTGCTCAGAAAGCAGTTTCTGCCGGAATTCCAGGTATCCTTGTTGATGGAATGGACCCGCTGGCTGTTTATGCAGCAACTCGTGATGCCCGTGACCGCGCCGTTGCAGGTGAAGGTCCAACACTGATTGAGACATTATGCTACCGTTACGGACCACATACAATGGCTGGTGATGATCCAACCCGTTACCGTACGGATGATATGGATACTGAGTGGGAAAAGAAAGATCCACTAGTTCGCTTCCGTAAGTTCCTTGAAGAAAAAGGACTATGGAATGAAGAGAAAGAAAACGAAGTAATCGAAAAAGCAAAAGAAGAAATCAAAGCTGCAATTAAAGAAGCAGATGATACACCAAAACAGAAGGTTACGGAACTAATGGACATTATGTACGAAGAAATGCCGTTTAACCTGAAAGAACAATATGAAATTTATAAAGAGAAGGAGTCGAAATAA
- a CDS encoding YkyA family protein produces MKTYIFSTLCVSSIFLSGCVFGSQAEEEIGEILESAVTEEEGYVQAQNELRELEAAEQELYNEIMALSMEEFETVSELADEALANLDEREEQLNAEAEAVNQSSEVFQDVEPLIEDLETEDLQNHVKSMVETMNERYALHEDLSAAYTESLELNRELYNMLKEEDLELEELENQITLVNEQNSAIIELNDAFNEATTEYNELKSAFYEMAEIETEE; encoded by the coding sequence GTGAAAACATACATATTCAGCACTCTTTGCGTGTCTTCAATATTTTTAAGCGGCTGTGTTTTCGGTTCGCAGGCTGAAGAAGAGATAGGTGAAATACTGGAAAGCGCTGTGACAGAAGAAGAAGGTTATGTTCAGGCGCAGAATGAATTAAGAGAACTTGAGGCAGCTGAGCAGGAGCTATACAATGAAATCATGGCCTTAAGCATGGAAGAATTTGAAACAGTGAGTGAACTGGCTGATGAGGCGCTGGCCAATCTTGATGAAAGAGAAGAGCAGCTGAACGCTGAAGCGGAAGCTGTGAACCAGTCATCTGAAGTCTTTCAGGACGTTGAACCGCTCATTGAAGATTTAGAGACTGAAGATCTGCAAAACCATGTTAAATCAATGGTTGAAACGATGAACGAGCGTTATGCACTGCATGAGGACTTATCGGCAGCTTACACAGAGAGCCTTGAATTGAACCGCGAACTTTATAATATGCTTAAAGAGGAAGACCTTGAGCTTGAAGAGCTGGAAAATCAGATCACGCTTGTAAATGAACAGAATTCCGCGATTATCGAACTGAACGATGCTTTTAATGAAGCGACAACAGAATACAACGAACTGAAGTCAGCATTTTATGAGATGGCTGAAATCGAAACAGAAGAGTAG
- the def gene encoding peptide deformylase, with protein sequence MITMEDIVRDGHPVLRQKAEEVSLPPSEEDKQTLLSMLDYIKNSQDPDIAEKYGLRPGIGLAAPQINVSKRMFALHLEDGSNRTYSFALFNPRIVSHSVEKAYLTSGEGCLSVDENIPGYVVRYSRVTIKGFDQDAKEVKLRLKGLAAIAAQHEMDHLNGIMFYDHINKKDPFFEPTDAEPLER encoded by the coding sequence ATGATTACAATGGAAGATATCGTTAGAGACGGACATCCTGTTCTTCGTCAAAAAGCAGAAGAAGTCTCCCTTCCGCCCAGTGAAGAGGACAAGCAGACACTGCTTTCAATGCTGGATTACATTAAAAACAGTCAGGATCCGGACATTGCCGAGAAATATGGGCTGAGACCAGGGATCGGACTTGCAGCTCCGCAAATCAATGTATCTAAAAGGATGTTTGCCCTGCACCTTGAAGACGGGAGTAACCGCACATATAGCTTCGCCTTATTCAACCCGAGAATCGTCAGTCATTCTGTCGAGAAGGCTTACCTGACTTCCGGAGAAGGCTGCTTATCTGTTGATGAAAATATTCCCGGATACGTCGTGCGCTATTCCCGCGTGACAATTAAAGGATTTGATCAGGATGCCAAAGAAGTAAAGCTGCGTTTAAAGGGGCTTGCTGCCATTGCTGCGCAACATGAGATGGATCACCTGAATGGCATTATGTTTTATGACCATATTAATAAGAAGGATCCTTTTTTCGAACCAACTGATGCAGAACCGCTTGAAAGATAG
- a CDS encoding DNA-dependent RNA polymerase subunit epsilon — protein sequence MIFKVYYQEEATEVPVREKTKAIYVEAETEEEVRKKLSGRNYNIELVQKLEGKYLEYEQNHENYRLEQL from the coding sequence ATGATTTTTAAAGTGTATTATCAGGAAGAAGCAACAGAGGTGCCAGTAAGGGAGAAAACAAAGGCAATCTATGTTGAGGCAGAGACTGAAGAAGAAGTACGTAAAAAACTAAGCGGACGTAATTACAATATTGAACTTGTTCAAAAGTTAGAGGGCAAATACTTGGAATATGAACAAAACCATGAAAATTATCGTCTGGAACAGCTTTAA